Proteins encoded in a region of the Orcinus orca chromosome 8, mOrcOrc1.1, whole genome shotgun sequence genome:
- the MYOD1 gene encoding myoblast determination protein 1: MELLSPPIRDVDLTGPDGSLCNFATADDFYDDPCFDSPDLRFFEDLDPRLVHVGALLKPEEHSHFPAAAHPVPGAREDEHVRAPSGHHQAGRCLLWACKACKRKTTNADRRKAATMRERRRLSKVNEAFETLKRCTSSNPNQRLPKVEILRNAIRYIEGLQALLRDQDAAPPGAAAAFYAPGPLPPGRGGEHYSGDSDASSPRSNCSDGMMDYSGPPSGARRRNCYEGTYYSEAPNEPRPGKSAAVSSLDCLSSIVERISTESPAAPALLLADAPPASSPGPQEAAAGSEVERGSPTPSPDTAPQCPVGANPNPIYQVL, from the exons ATGGAGCTGCTTTCGCCGCCGATCCGCGACGTAGACTTGACGGGCCCCGACGGCTCTCTGTGCAACTTTGCAACAGCGGACGACTTCTATGATGACCCGTGTTTCGACTCCCCGGACCTGCGCTTCTTCGAGGACCTGGATCCGCGCCTCGTGCACGTGGGCGCGCTCCTGAAGCCCGAGGAACACTCGCACTTCCCTGCGGCCGCGCACCCGGTGCCGGGCGCGCGCGAGGATGAGCATGTGCGCGCGCCCAGCGGGCACCACCAGGCGGGCCGCTGTCTACTGTGGGCCTGCAAGGCGTGCAAACGCAAGACCACTAACGCGGACCGCCGCAAGGCCGCTACCATGCGCGAGCGGCGCCGCCTGAGCAAAGTCAACGAGGCCTTCGAGACGCTCAAGCGCTGCACGTCTAGCAACCCAAACCAGCGGCTGCCCAAGGTGGAGATCCTGCGCAACGCCATCCGCTACATCGAAGGTCTGCAGGCGCTGCTTCGCGACCAGGACGCCGCGCCCCCTGGTGCTGCCGCTGCCTTTTACGCGCCTGGCCCTTTGCCCCCAGGCCGCGGCGGCGAGCACTACAGCGGCGACTCGGACGCGTCCAGTCCGCGCTCCAATTGCTCCGACGGCATG ATGGACTACAGCGGCCCCCCGAGCGGTGCCCGGCGGCGGAACTGCTACGAAGGCACCTACTACAGCGAGGCGCCCAACG AACCCCGGCCCGGGAAGAGTGCTGCGGTGTCGAGCCTCGACTGCCTGTCCAGCATCGTGGAGCGCATCTCCACCGAGAGCCCCGCCGCGCCCGCTCTTCTGCTGGCCGACGCGCCGCCGGCGTCGTCTCCAGGCCCGCAAGAGGCGGCCGCCGGGAGCGAGGTCGAGCGCGGcagccccaccccttcccccgaCACCGCCCCTCAGTGCCCAGTGGGCGCGAACCCCAACCCGATCTACCAGGTGCTCTGA